One genomic region from Nocardia vinacea encodes:
- a CDS encoding Chromate resistance protein ChrB encodes MLDRGPSAPGEWVLLSYRVPREPSTRRIAIWRKLKTLGVGQISDGLVTLPADARTREHLEWIAEEAIEAGGTASIWIARPATLATERELAASMARARAAEYTAITAEAAAAPTATAARQSLARRLRAELRRIQRRDYFPPVEREHAVAAVEALATTDIGSRQVSS; translated from the coding sequence ATGCTCGACCGAGGGCCCAGCGCGCCGGGCGAATGGGTTTTGCTGTCCTATCGAGTGCCGCGTGAGCCCTCGACCCGACGAATCGCGATATGGCGCAAACTCAAAACGCTCGGCGTCGGGCAGATCTCCGACGGACTGGTGACCCTGCCCGCCGACGCGCGCACCCGCGAACACTTGGAATGGATCGCCGAGGAAGCGATCGAAGCAGGCGGGACGGCCTCGATCTGGATCGCCCGCCCCGCCACCCTCGCCACCGAACGCGAACTCGCCGCGAGCATGGCCCGCGCCCGCGCCGCCGAGTACACCGCCATCACCGCCGAAGCCGCCGCCGCACCGACCGCCACCGCAGCGCGCCAGTCCCTCGCGCGGCGACTACGCGCCGAACTGCGGCGCATCCAACGCCGCGACTACTTCCCACCCGTCGAACGAGAGCACGCCGTGGCCGCCGTCGAAGCCCTCGCCACCACCGACATCGGCTCGCGGCAGGTCTCCTCATGA
- a CDS encoding actin depolymerization factor/cofilin-like domain-containing protein yields the protein MASGVAAHDDVITQFNDFKLKRPPFNYRYFIYKIENDSQIVIESTAPIEADYEQFYETLSAIRDECRYALIDLEVVTSDGQPDSQIVFISWSPDTAKIKSKMLYASSKEAIKRVLIGVGIHLNATDARELEKGYVMDSIKKYL from the coding sequence GTGGCATCAGGTGTCGCAGCGCACGATGACGTCATAACCCAGTTCAACGACTTCAAGCTGAAGCGCCCTCCGTTCAACTACCGCTACTTCATCTACAAGATCGAGAACGACTCGCAGATCGTGATCGAGTCCACCGCGCCGATCGAGGCGGATTACGAACAGTTCTACGAGACCCTCTCCGCGATCAGGGACGAATGCCGGTACGCGTTGATCGACCTGGAAGTCGTCACCAGCGACGGCCAGCCGGACTCGCAGATCGTGTTCATCAGCTGGTCTCCGGACACGGCCAAGATCAAAAGCAAGATGCTGTACGCCTCCAGCAAGGAGGCGATCAAACGAGTCCTTATCGGCGTCGGGATCCATCTCAACGCCACGGACGCGAGAGAACTCGAAAAGGGCTACGTCATGGACAGCATCAAGAAATACCTCTGA